TCGATCCCACAACCTGTGATGCAGGCGTAGAAATCAAAAAAGCAACCGAAAACCGGGGGGTAGATGTGGCAATTGACTACAGCGCCAATGTACACGCCCTGCAAGCAGCCATACGCGGCGTGGCATTTGGCGGCAATGTAGTGGCTGGCGCTGCGCCAGCACCCTATGGTCCCGGACTCGACCTTGGCGCAGAAGCGCATTACAACCGCCCCAATCTCATCTTTTCGCGGTCCTGCAGCGACCCCAACCGCGAATATCCCCGATGGGACGAAAAACGCGTTTACGCCACCTGCTGGCGACTGCTCACTGAAGGAAAACTGACAGGAGAATCCATTGTAACGCCCATAGTCGCTTTTGAAGACCTCGTCGCAGAATATCCCAAAATCACCAGCAACCCCGAGCAGAATATTAAATTAGGAGCTTATTTTAATTAGTTCTCAGGATTCTTTCGCCATTCGGAAGCGGACTTAGAGCAGATATGATATGCGCTGTTCGAGAATTTTGCCCCGCCAAGATAGAAGCCAACACAAAACAGCCACCTGTGATAGGCGGCTGTTTTCTTTATACCTATTTGTGAATTAAACCACTATCCGTCAGCATGCTCTGTCGCCCACTGTTCGCGTCTCGTTCTCTGGAATAGCGAAGGTTGAATGCCTTTACCCGAGGCATCCTTACCTCAGATCGGCTAAGTATTGACGCCGGTATTCGCATCCACCATGGGATCAATTTCCGAGCAGACCTATGAATGTCTCTCTATCAATTTCGACATCTTTCCGAATTTTGGACATAAGGCCAACGCCGATTGTCTCGCCGCCATGAATAGGCACGACCGTGCCACGCCCGTCCGGGTGCTTCATAATTACATGACTCCCCCGTTGTCTCACAACCTCGAAACCGACTTTCCTCAGAGACCGGACTACATGGGCACCTGTTACCCTTGGCATTCGGGTCATACGGATATTCTTTGAACGCCGACCAGTTCAAGTGGACTCTGAGCGTCTTCGCCTTCAACCTCAAGCCAGAGTGCAATCGCCTCCTCCATCCGTTCAAGCAACTGGT
The Gemmatimonadota bacterium DNA segment above includes these coding regions:
- a CDS encoding zinc-binding dehydrogenase gives rise to the protein MVVQIAKLSGAYPIIAVDPLENRQKVAQICGADLILDPTTCDAGVEIKKATENRGVDVAIDYSANVHALQAAIRGVAFGGNVVAGAAPAPYGPGLDLGAEAHYNRPNLIFSRSCSDPNREYPRWDEKRVYATCWRLLTEGKLTGESIVTPIVAFEDLVAEYPKITSNPEQNIKLGAYFN
- a CDS encoding type II toxin-antitoxin system HicA family toxin — encoded protein: MTRMPRVTGAHVVRSLRKVGFEVVRQRGSHVIMKHPDGRGTVVPIHGGETIGVGLMSKIRKDVEIDRETFIGLLGN
- a CDS encoding type II toxin-antitoxin system HicB family antitoxin, producing MSTEYTIVIEKDEDGYYVGSVPALPGCHTQGKSIDQLLERMEEAIALWLEVEGEDAQSPLELVGVQRISV